The following proteins are encoded in a genomic region of Glycine max cultivar Williams 82 chromosome 18, Glycine_max_v4.0, whole genome shotgun sequence:
- the LOC113000107 gene encoding FCS-Like Zinc finger 17, with protein MLPKFIISPFRVESQEVKHVDKRRKHVRSFKSTNMDVGLRLLPQITSSNSTSNVLLKSAVRKANQQSIPQDLCFLKTYNLCNKQLCPDKDIYLYSRDQGFCSVETKQMVAAYRQCSSEARSETCLILEDLRMQRLKSRV; from the exons ATGCTTCCAAAGTTCATCATTAGCCCCTTCAGGGTGGAATCCCAAGAAGTGAAGCATGTGGACAAGAGAAGAAAGCATGTGAGATCATTTAAGAGTACCAACATGGATGTTGGTTTGAGACTTCTCCCTCAAATTACAAGCTCAAATAGCACATCAAATGTCCTCTTGAAATCTGCAGTGAGAAAGGCAAACCAACAATCCATCCCTCAAGACTTATGCTTCCTTAAAACTTACAATCTATGCAATAAGCAACTATGTCCAGACAAAGATATTTACTTGTACAG CAGAGATCAAGGTTTCTGCAGTGTAGAGACCAAGCAAATGGTAGCTGCTTATAGGCAATGTTCTAGTGAGGCACGTAGTGAGACTTGCCTTATACTTGAGGACCTACGAATGCAGAGACTTAAATCTAGAGTCTAA